Sequence from the Streptomyces mobaraensis NBRC 13819 = DSM 40847 genome:
CCAGCGGAACGGCGAACAGCATCACCGCGCACACCACGGCGACAGTGATCGCCCGGAGGACACGGTGCCGCACGGTCAGTGCCCCGGCGGCGGTTCGAGCCGGTATCCGAAGTGCCGCAGCGTCGTGATCCGCACCCTCTCACCGAGCTTGCGGCGCAACGCGGCCACGTGGACGTCCAAGGTCTTGGTGGCGCCGAACCAGTTCTCGTCCCACACATCACTCATCAGATCTTCCCGGCTGACCGCCTGCCCGACGGAGGCGGCCAGCCGGGCGAGGAGGTCGAACTCCTTCGGCCGCAGCTCCACCTCCCCCACCGGGGTGAGACAGCGCCGGGCGGCGAGATCGATCAGCAGGGCACCGTGGCGGATCCGTACGGCGTCGCCCGCACCGCGACCGCCGGGTGAGGCGCGCCGCAGATGGGCCGCGATCCGTGCCTGGAGCTCGGCGAGCCGGAACGGCTTCGTCAGATAGTCGTCCGCACCCGACTCCAGGGCCTCGACGACGTCCATCTCCCCGGTCCGGGCCGTCAGCACCACCAGCACCGCACCGGGAAGCCGCTCCCGCAGGCGACGGCACAGCTCGAACCCGTCGACGTCCGGCAGCCCCAGGTCCAGCAGCACCAGTTCGGCGGGCTCCCGGGCGGCCCGGGCGAGCGCGGCCGCACCGTCGGGACACCACTCGCTCTCGTACCCCTGGGCGCGCAGCATCGCGGTGAGCCTGTCCCCGATGGTGTCGTCGTCCTCGACGATCACGACGCGTGCCATGTCTTCACGCTAACGGCAGGGCACACGTACGACCTGTCACGCCGGCCGGCCGGACAGCCGCGCCTTCGGACGTCGTACCAGTGGCTCGCCGCGCCCGTTTGCCGGGGACACGGCTCGTCTCCGGCCACGCATCCACGCCGCCGGATACCAGGGGATCCATCTCCGAGCTCCCCCACACACTTTGCACGGCCGTCCGTGCTGACACGTCAACACGGAAAACCGGGACAAAAAGACCCCTCTGACCGCGTTTTCGCAGGTCAGAGGGGTGCAAGAGAGTGGAGCCTAGGGGAGTCGAACCCCTGACATCTGCCATGCAAAGACAGCGCTCTACCAACTGAGCTAAGGCCCCTCGGAGCACCAGGGTACCCGGTGCCGGGAGCGGGGCCGACCAGGTATCGCCGCGACCCACCACTCTCCGTAGGATGCACCGCAAGATTCGCGGCAGCGAAGCGAAGGGGAGAGCGAGATGGACGCAGCACAGCAGGAAGCCACCGCCCGCGCACGTGAGCTGCAGCGGAGCTGGTACGGGGAGCCGCTGGGGGCGCTCTTCCGCCGGCTGATCGACGATCTCGGTCTCAACCAGGCGCGGCTCGCCTCCGTCCTGGGCCTTTCGGCCCCCATGCTCTCGCAGTTGATGAGCGGTCAGCGGGCGAAGATCGGCAACCCGGCGGTGGTGCAGCGCGTCCAGGCCCTCCAGGAGCTCTCCCACCAGGTGGCCGACGGCAGCGTGAGCGCCGCGGAGGCCGCGGAGCGGATGGAGGAGGTCAAGCGGAGTTCCGGCGGGTCGGTCCTCAACTCCACGCAGACCACCGCCAGCAGCGGCGCCCCGACCGTCAAGCGGGTGGTGCGCGAGATCCAGTCGCTGCTGCGGTCGGTGGCCGCCGCCGGCGACATCATCGAGGCGGCCGGCACGCTCGCCCCCACCCACCCCGAACTGGCCGAGTTCCTGCGCGTCTACGGCGCCGGCCGGACCGCCGAGGCGGTCGCCCACTACGAGGCCCACCAGAGCTGACCCGCCGCGATGGGGGAGGTTCTCGCCGGGCGCTACGAGCTGGTGGACCCCATCGGACGCGGTGGGGTGGGGGAGGTCTGGCGGGTCTGGGACCGGGTGCGGGGGCGGTACGCGGCGGCGAAGGTGCTCAAGCAGAGCCACGCCCACACCCTGCTGCTGCGCTTCGTCCGGGAGCAGGCGCTGCGCATCGACCATCCGCACGTGCTGGCCCCGATCAGCTGGGGCGCGGACGACGACCGGGTGCTGTTCACCATGGACGTGGTGCGCGGCGGCTCGGTCGCCCATCTCATCGGCGACTAAGGGCCGTTGCCCGCGCGATTCTGCTGCGCGCTGCTGGACCAGTTGCTGGACGCGCTCACCGCGGTGCACGCGGAAGGCGTGGTGCACCGGGACATCAAACCCGCGAACCTGCTTTTGGAGGCGACCGGGACCGGGCCCCCGCATTTACGCCTCTCGGATTTCGGCTGTGCGATGCGGAAGGGCGAACCGCGGCTCACCGAGACCAACTATGTGATGGGTACGCCGGGTTACTTCGCGCCCGAGCAAATGGCGGGTGAGGAACCGGACTTCCCCGCCGACCTGTTCGCCGTCGGACTGGTCGCGCTGTATCTGCTGACCGGACGGAAACCGGACGCCGACGCCCTCGTCGACCGGTTCCTCTCGGAGGGGCTGTCCTCCGTGCCGCCGGCCCCGGACGAGGTCCCCGCGGCGCTGTGGGACGTCCTGGCCCGGCTGCTGGCCCCCGACCCGGTGCTGCGCTTCCGGAGCGCGGCGGAGGCCCGTACGGCGCTGGCCGCCGCCGTACCGCTGCTTCCCCCGCCGGCCGCCGGGGAGGAGCCGGTCGAGGTCTTCGACCAGGTCGGCCCGCTGCCGCCGGGCTTCGGCCCCGAGGGTCCCGAACGCCCCGTACGACCCGCCGGCCACGAACGCCCCGTCGGCCCCGCGCCCGTCGTCCCGTACGGCCCTCTGGGCGCCCCGCCGCGGCCCGTACCGCCCCCGATGCCTCCCACGCCCCCGCAGCCCTCGGCGCTGCC
This genomic interval carries:
- a CDS encoding helix-turn-helix domain-containing protein yields the protein MDAAQQEATARARELQRSWYGEPLGALFRRLIDDLGLNQARLASVLGLSAPMLSQLMSGQRAKIGNPAVVQRVQALQELSHQVADGSVSAAEAAERMEEVKRSSGGSVLNSTQTTASSGAPTVKRVVREIQSLLRSVAAAGDIIEAAGTLAPTHPELAEFLRVYGAGRTAEAVAHYEAHQS
- a CDS encoding response regulator transcription factor, which translates into the protein MARVVIVEDDDTIGDRLTAMLRAQGYESEWCPDGAAALARAAREPAELVLLDLGLPDVDGFELCRRLRERLPGAVLVVLTARTGEMDVVEALESGADDYLTKPFRLAELQARIAAHLRRASPGGRGAGDAVRIRHGALLIDLAARRCLTPVGEVELRPKEFDLLARLAASVGQAVSREDLMSDVWDENWFGATKTLDVHVAALRRKLGERVRITTLRHFGYRLEPPPGH